In the Helianthus annuus cultivar XRQ/B chromosome 11, HanXRQr2.0-SUNRISE, whole genome shotgun sequence genome, one interval contains:
- the LOC110899313 gene encoding probable LRR receptor-like serine/threonine-protein kinase At1g53430 has protein sequence MESSRWTMPEFKLLVLVLFVLISLSDIRSVAQLLPAEEVEAMKLIASKLQYSNWNVASDSCSRGFGLNNTVTFDEEEQLVDFGSNVTCNCTATVCHISRIQLRGLNLAGVLPEEFANLTNLTEIDLSRNYINGTIPTRFSQLRVSILNLIGNRISGSIPEEIGDISTLEELVLENNLLEGPLPQSLGRLPRLRRFLASANNFTGTIPESYGNLTNLEEFRIDGSSLSGRIPDFIGNWTNLMRLDLQGTSMEGPIPSSISLLTKLKELRITDLAGTSSSSFPNLQAMTQMTRLILRNCLLNGSIPEDIGEPSDLKLIDLSFNNLSGPIPKSFLTLRFNFLFLNNNSLSGEIPAWVFSSKQKIDLSYNNFNQSQQKNCYSSSLNLVSALSPSATSNEYDWCLKDQLTCSSKPNLHSLYINCGGPSIVVDGNEYLQDSNDEQSYFNYNPDKRWAYSTNGVFMGKEKAPFKSPDSNGTGGDIYLTARFSPTSLRYYALCLRQGSYKVRLHFAEISFTNDTTFSSLGRRFFDISIQGVLQRKNFNIVERANGVGIGTFIDFDNVMVNGTTLEIHLYWAGKGTTAIPDRGVYGPLLSAIAITPNFDVSTGSGLSGGAIAGIVIGSCAFVVLVLAILWKKGYLGGDKEDKELRALELQTGYFSLRQIKSATHNFDSANKIGEGGFGPVYKGVLTDGSEIAVKQLSSRSKQGNREFVTEIGMISALQHPNLVKLFGCCIEGKELLLVYEYLENNSLARALFGREDQKLNLDWPTRKKICVGIARGLAYLHEESRLKIVHRDIKATNVLLDKDLNAKISDFGLAKLDEEENTHISTRIAGTIGYMAPEYAMRGYLTDKADVYSFGVVALEIVSGKSNTNYRPKEEFVYLLDWAYVLQEQGNLLELVDPSLGKYSKEEAMRMLYLALLCTNASPTLRPPMSSVVKMLEGKMPVQPPMVVKRSPGDPDMRFKAFDLISHDSQTQATTISADSLGPPWVNSSTYMDESQESYSSEKKLLPDFYSRSL, from the exons TTGAAGCTATGAAGTTGATAGCCTCAAAACTACAATATAGCAATTGGAATGTTGCTAGTGATTCATGCAGCAGAGGTTTTGGGCTTAATAACACAGTTACCTTTGATGAGGAGGAACAGCTTGTGGACTTTGGCAGCAATGTAACTTGCAACTGTACCGCCACTGTTTGCCACATATCAAGAAT CCAACTAAGAGGACTCAATTTGGCAGGAGTTCTACCTGAAGAGTTTGCTAATCTCACTAATCTGACAGAAAT TGATCTATCTCGCAACTATATAAATGGCACTATTCCGACTCGTTTCAGTCAGCTTCGCGTTAGCATTTT GAATCTCATAGGGAACCGAATCAGTGGGTCTATACCTGAAGAAATTGGTGATATTTCTACACTTGAGGAGCT AGTCTTAGAAAACAATTTGCTTGAAGGGCCACTTCCTCAAAGTCTTGGCCGTTTGCCCCGCTTGAGAAGATT CCTTGCTTCTGCAAATAACTTTACAGGAACCATACCTGAGTCATATGGCAACCTGACCAATTTAGAAGAGTT TAGGATAGACGGCAGTTCATTATCCGGGAGAATTCCTGATTTTATCGGAAACTGGACAAACCTCATGAGACT TGATTTGCAAGGAACATCAATGGAGGGACCAATTCCCTCTTCAATATCTCTATTGACAAAGTTGAAGGAATT GAGGATAACCGATTTGGCTGGAACATCAAGTTCAAGTTTTCCGAATCTGCAAGCTATGACACAGATGACTAGATT GATCCTGAGAAACTGTTTACTTAATGGCTCAATACCTGAAGACATAGGAGAGCCGAGCGATCTCAAGCTTAT AGACCTGAGCTTCAACAATCTGAGCGGTCCAATACCGAAATCGTTTCTTACACTACGATTTAATTTTTT GTTTTTAAATAACAACTCGCTATCTGGAGAGATACCTGCTTGGGTATTTTCGAGCAAACAAAAGAT CGACTTGTCTTACAACAACTTTAACCAGTCTCAACAAAAGAACTGTTACTCATCTAGTTT GAATTTAGTTTCAGCCCTTTCACCTTCGGCCACAAGCAACGA ATATGATTGGTGTTTGAAAGACCAACTTACTTGCAGCAGTAAACCCAACC TTCATTCATTATACATTAATTGTGGTGGACCTAGTATAGTCGTTGATGGTAACGAATATTTACAAGATTCAAATGACGAACAATCTTACTTTAACTATAATCCGGATAAGAGATGGGCTTACAGCACGAATGGTGTTTTCATGGGCAAAGAGAAAGCTCCATTTAAATCCCCTGACTCAAATGGGACAGGTGGTGATATATATCTCACCGCTCGTTTTTCTCCAACTTCACTAAGGTACTATGCACTGTGTTTGCGGCAGGGGAGTTATAAAGTGAGGCTTCACTTTGCTGAAATAAGTTTTACTAATGACACGACTTTTAGTAGTCTTGGAAGACGCTTTTTTGATATATCCATCCAA GGAGTTCTACAAAGGAAAAACTTCAACATAGTGGAAAGAGCGAACGGCGTTGGCATTGGTACTTTCATAGATTTCGATAATGTTATGGTTAATGGAACGACCCTGGAGATCCACTTGTACTGGGCAGGGAAGGGGACTACTGCTATTCCAGATAGAGGCGTATACGGGCCTCTTCTATCCGCTATCGCAATAACACCAA ACTTTGACGTCAGTACAGGATCAGGACTCTCTGGTGGAGCTATAGCTGGAATTGTGATCGGTTCATGCGCATTTGTTGTGCTAGTGTTAGCCATACTTTGGAAGAAAGGTTATTTAGGTGGAGATAAAGAAGATAAAG AGCTTCGCGCACTTGAATTACAAACGGGTTATTTTAGTTTACGACAAATCAAAAGTGCAACTCATAACTTTGATTCTGCTAATAAGATTGGTGAAGGAGGCTTTGGACCAGTTTACAAG GGTGTACTCACAGATGGTTCTGAGATTGCTGTTAAGCAATTATCCTCCAGATCGAAACAGGGCAACCGTGAATTTGTCACTGAAATAGGCATGATATCCGCTTTACAACATCCAAATCTTGTGAAACTTTTTGGATGTTGCATTGAAGGAAAAGAATTATTACTGGTATATGAATACTTGGAAAATAATAGCCTTGCACGCGCCCTTTTCG GTCGTGAGGACCAGAAACTTAATTTGGACTGGCCCACAAGAAAGAAGATATGTGTGGGAATAGCACGGGGCTTAGCTTATCTCCACGAGGAATCGAGATTAAAAATAGTTCATAGAGATATAAAAGCCACCAATGTGCTTCTTGACAAGGATCTTAATGCTAAAATATCAGATTTTGGTTTAGCAAAATTGGATGAAGAAGAGAATACTCATATCAGCACACGAATCGCCGGAACAAT AGGGTATATGGCTCCAGAATATGCAATGAGAGGGTACTTGACGGATAAAGCGGATGTTTATAGCTTCGGAGTGGTTGCGTTAGAGATTGTCAGCGGGAAAAGCAATACAAATTACAGGCCAAAGGAAGAGTTTGTCTACCTCCTCGACTGG GCATATGTGCTGCAAGAGCAAGGTAATCTCTTGGAGTTAGTGGATCCTAGTCTAGGAAAATACTCAAAAGAAGAGGCAATGAGGATGCTTTACCTGGCTCTTCTATGCACAAATGCATCTCCCACCCTAAGGCCACCCATGTCATCCGTGGTCAAAATGTTGGAAGGTAAAATGCCGGTTCAGCCCCCAATGGTCGTCAAACGAAGTCCAGGGGACCCAGACATGAGGTTCAAAGCCTTTGATTTGATATCACATGACAGTCAAACACAAGCAACCACTATCTCAGCCGACAGTCTAGGGCCTCCTTGGGTAAATTCGTCAACTTACATGGATGAGAGCCAGGAAAGTTATTCTTCAGAAAAGAAGCTTCTTCCCGATTTTTATTCTCGATCATTATGA